The sequence below is a genomic window from Ignavibacteria bacterium.
CCCATTAATTAGAAAACCTAAAAGGGGGAGCAGGATTGTAAGATAAATATAGTTGACCATTAATTCTTTACCACTTAAAGATGTTGATCTCGTCTATGTTAACAGTTAATTTATTTCTGAATATAGCTATAATAACAGCAAGCCCTACTGCAGCCTCAGCAGCCGCAACGGTCATAACAAAAAATACAAAGATATGCCCTGCAGAACTTCCCAGGTATGATGAAAAAGCAACAAGCGTCAGGTTGGCCGAGTTAAGCATGAGCTCAATGCACATAAAGACTACTATTGCGTTTTTCCTTATAAGTACGCCGGTGACACCTGTAGCAAACATAAAAGCGCTCAGGGTCAGATAATATTCAATTGGTATTACATTCATAATTTTTGTCTTAAGTAAATTTTACCGGGATATGGTCAGATTTTAATCAAATTTCTTTTTTGCAAGAACCAGTGCACCTACCGTAGCAGCCAGGAGAAGGAAACCGGCGGCTTCAAACGGGAGCAGATAATTTGTATAGAGCTGTTTACCTATCTCTTCAACAGTGCCGGCCTTAATACTTTGGGCAACATCGGGGGAAAGGCTTTTTGAAGGGGAAGAGAAAAACACAAGGTATGCAATCTGGCAAAACACAAAAGCAGCAAGCACAATGGCAAAAATCTTGATTTTATTCTGCCCGCTTAAGAGCTTGTGTTCGCTTTTTGTATTCAGAAGCATCAGAACAAACAAGAACAGCACCATAATTGCACCCGCGTAAACGATCACCTGCACCACAGCAATAAACTGTGCATGAAGTATAAGGTACAATCCTGCAAGTGCAAAGAAGTTTATGACCAGGAATATTGCGCTCATTACAGGATTTGGCCTTGTGACCATAACTACAGATGAAACTGCGGCTATAAGTGCGAAAAATATAAATAATATTAATTCTAAAGGCATAAATTATAAATCCTAAAAACTGATTTCAAAATCCTAAAGGAACTTACAATTAAATCCACTTAACCCTGAACGGGCCTTAAACTAAAGGCTCATTCAGGGTTAAATTGTGAATTAAAGTTCCGGATTTAACCTACGGAGTGTTCCTGTAGATCATTCTTGCAAATGGAATAGTCTCTCGAACGTGTTCCAGGCCGCATATCCAGGCAACAGTCCTTTCAATTCCAAGCCCGAAACCGGAATGGGGTACTGAACCAAAGCGCCTTAAATCCAGGTACCATTCAAAAGCTTCCTGCGGAAGCTCCTGCTTTTTGATCCTTTCAAGCAGAAAATCCAGGTTTTCTTCCCTTTGGCTTCCGCCGATGATCTCGCCGTAGCCCTCAGGAGCAAGCACGTCAACGGCCAGAGCGAGGTTCTCGTTCTCAGGGTCGCGCTTCATATAAAATGCCTTTACTTCTGCCGGGTAACGGTGTACCATTACAGGACGGTCGAACTGGCTTGAGACAACTGTTTCGTCTGTTCCGCCAAGGTCGTTACCGTATTCAAATTCAATTCCGTTTTTATGAAGGATTTCAACTGCTTCATCATAGGAAATCCTCGGGAAAGGTCTTTTTACCGTCTCAAGCTTTGTTGTGTCGCGCTCAAGGATCTTCAGCTCCTCTGCCCTGTCTTTTAAGACAGACTGGACAATGTATTCCAGGAATTCTTCAGCAAGATCCATGTTATCATTGAGGTCGTTAAAGGCAACTTCAGGCTCAACCATCCAGAACTCAGTAAGGTGACGCCTGGTCTTCGACTTTTCAGCGCGGAATGTAGGTCCAAAGGAATAAACTTTCCCTAAGGCCATGGCGCCTGCCTCGGCATAAAGCTGTCCTGACTGTGTGAGGTAAGCCTTCCCTAAGTCAAAATAATCTGTAGCAAACAAAGTAGACGTACCCTCACAGGCGCTCGGTGTAATAATAGGAGCATCCATAAGTGTAAAGCCGCGGTCGTCAAAGAAGTCGCGTATAGCCTTAACTATTCTGTGGCGGATCTTGAGTATGGCTACCTGGCGCTGGGAACGGAGCCACAGGTGGCGCTTATCCATGAGGAATTCAACTCCGTGTTCCTTAGGTGTAATCGGGTAGTCTGTCGACTCTGAGATCGCCTTGAGGTCCACTACATCCATTTCATAGCCGCCTACAGCGCGGGGTTCTGCTTTAATTTTTCCTGTAATCTCGAGGGAAGATTCCTGCCCAAGCCTGTCAGCCGTTTCAAAAACTTCAGGGGAAACATTTCCCTTAAATACGACGCACTGAAGGAGGCC
It includes:
- a CDS encoding NADH-quinone oxidoreductase subunit J, with protein sequence MPLELILFIFFALIAAVSSVVMVTRPNPVMSAIFLVINFFALAGLYLILHAQFIAVVQVIVYAGAIMVLFLFVLMLLNTKSEHKLLSGQNKIKIFAIVLAAFVFCQIAYLVFFSSPSKSLSPDVAQSIKAGTVEEIGKQLYTNYLLPFEAAGFLLLAATVGALVLAKKKFD
- the asnS gene encoding asparagine--tRNA ligase, with the translated sequence MQKVYIKDLSQYVDQTVTLKGWLYNKRSSGKVKFVILRDGTGLLQCVVFKGNVSPEVFETADRLGQESSLEITGKIKAEPRAVGGYEMDVVDLKAISESTDYPITPKEHGVEFLMDKRHLWLRSQRQVAILKIRHRIVKAIRDFFDDRGFTLMDAPIITPSACEGTSTLFATDYFDLGKAYLTQSGQLYAEAGAMALGKVYSFGPTFRAEKSKTRRHLTEFWMVEPEVAFNDLNDNMDLAEEFLEYIVQSVLKDRAEELKILERDTTKLETVKRPFPRISYDEAVEILHKNGIEFEYGNDLGGTDETVVSSQFDRPVMVHRYPAEVKAFYMKRDPENENLALAVDVLAPEGYGEIIGGSQREENLDFLLERIKKQELPQEAFEWYLDLRRFGSVPHSGFGLGIERTVAWICGLEHVRETIPFARMIYRNTP
- the nuoK gene encoding NADH-quinone oxidoreductase subunit NuoK; amino-acid sequence: MNVIPIEYYLTLSAFMFATGVTGVLIRKNAIVVFMCIELMLNSANLTLVAFSSYLGSSAGHIFVFFVMTVAAAEAAVGLAVIIAIFRNKLTVNIDEINIFKW